One window of Betaproteobacteria bacterium genomic DNA carries:
- a CDS encoding enoyl-CoA hydratase/isomerase family protein → MDLKHWKLETDAQNLAWLWFDRAGTATNTFSTEVLEELGRIADNLVAMPPRGLAILSAKENGFAAGADIDEFTTISSAEQAMAFTTLGNVVFDKIAALPFPTLAMIHGFCMGGGTELALACRYRIADDGPKTRMALPEVLIGIVPGWGGAKRMPPLIGAATALDLMLTGRGVDGRRAKKLGLVDDATPKRHFENAVRLFLAKPPPPHKPSFSAAITDWPVVRSLVASMSRKKVAEKVRQDHYPAPYAIIDLWKSFGGDVRNIPIEHPASMASLFAHATTRNLIRLFKLQDRMKNLGKSDLPPIRHLHVIGAGAMGGDIAAWCALKGMTVTLQDLAPERIAPAIQRAHALYKKRLKQPNLVQAAFDRLIPDVKGDGVPKADLIIEAIVENAEIKRKLFAALEPRMKEGAILASNTSSIPLQELSGVLKCPERLVGLHFFNPVAMMMLVEIVEGPQTSPEVMQAGQAFAKQIDKLPLPCKSAPGFLVNRVLSPYLMEAMLMLDEGVPGETIDAAAKDFGMPMGPIELADMVGLDICWAVGQELAKPGTPIPKRLQANIEAKNLGKKSGKGFYTWVKGKPQKATGSGSVDLRPIADRLVLPALNEAVACLREKIVTDADLCDAGVIFGTGFAPHRGGPISAIKERGKESWLKTMAQLRTKHGDRFVPDTGWDTT, encoded by the coding sequence ATGGACCTGAAGCACTGGAAGCTCGAGACGGACGCGCAGAACCTGGCGTGGCTGTGGTTCGACCGCGCCGGCACCGCCACCAACACCTTCTCCACGGAAGTCCTGGAGGAACTGGGCCGGATCGCGGACAACCTCGTCGCCATGCCTCCCAGGGGACTGGCCATCCTTTCGGCCAAGGAGAACGGGTTCGCCGCCGGCGCGGACATCGACGAGTTCACGACGATCTCGAGCGCCGAGCAGGCCATGGCTTTCACCACGCTCGGCAACGTCGTCTTCGACAAGATCGCGGCGCTGCCCTTCCCGACGCTCGCGATGATCCACGGCTTCTGCATGGGCGGCGGAACCGAACTCGCGCTAGCCTGCCGCTACCGGATCGCCGACGACGGCCCGAAGACGCGCATGGCGCTGCCCGAAGTGCTGATCGGCATCGTGCCCGGGTGGGGGGGAGCCAAGCGCATGCCGCCGCTCATCGGCGCGGCCACCGCGCTCGACCTCATGCTCACCGGCCGCGGAGTGGATGGCCGCCGCGCGAAGAAGCTCGGGCTGGTGGACGACGCCACGCCGAAGCGCCACTTCGAGAACGCCGTGCGCCTGTTTCTCGCGAAGCCGCCGCCCCCGCACAAGCCTTCGTTTTCGGCCGCGATCACCGACTGGCCGGTCGTGCGCTCGCTGGTGGCCTCGATGTCCCGGAAGAAGGTTGCGGAAAAGGTGCGGCAGGACCACTATCCGGCGCCTTACGCGATCATCGACCTGTGGAAGAGCTTCGGTGGGGATGTGCGCAACATTCCCATCGAGCACCCGGCGTCCATGGCGAGCCTCTTCGCGCACGCCACGACGCGAAACCTCATCCGCCTTTTCAAGCTGCAGGACCGGATGAAGAACCTGGGGAAATCCGACCTGCCGCCGATCCGCCATCTGCACGTCATCGGCGCCGGCGCCATGGGTGGGGACATCGCCGCCTGGTGCGCACTCAAGGGAATGACGGTCACGCTGCAGGACCTCGCGCCCGAGCGAATCGCGCCGGCCATCCAACGCGCCCACGCGCTCTACAAGAAGCGCCTCAAGCAGCCGAACCTCGTCCAGGCCGCGTTCGACCGCCTCATCCCGGACGTGAAGGGCGATGGCGTTCCGAAGGCGGACCTCATCATCGAGGCGATCGTCGAGAACGCGGAGATCAAGAGGAAGCTCTTCGCCGCGCTCGAACCGCGCATGAAGGAAGGCGCCATTCTCGCCTCGAATACATCGAGCATCCCGCTGCAGGAACTCTCGGGCGTCCTCAAGTGCCCCGAGCGCCTCGTGGGCCTGCACTTCTTCAATCCGGTCGCCATGATGATGCTGGTGGAGATCGTCGAGGGGCCCCAGACCTCGCCCGAAGTGATGCAGGCGGGCCAGGCCTTCGCCAAGCAGATCGACAAGCTGCCGCTGCCGTGCAAGAGCGCGCCCGGCTTCCTCGTGAACCGGGTGCTGTCGCCCTATCTCATGGAAGCGATGCTCATGCTGGACGAAGGCGTGCCCGGCGAGACCATCGACGCGGCCGCGAAGGATTTCGGCATGCCCATGGGTCCCATCGAACTCGCGGACATGGTCGGTCTCGACATCTGCTGGGCCGTGGGACAGGAACTCGCGAAGCCGGGCACGCCGATCCCGAAGCGCCTGCAGGCAAACATCGAGGCGAAGAATCTTGGCAAGAAGTCCGGCAAGGGCTTCTACACCTGGGTGAAAGGCAAGCCGCAGAAGGCGACCGGGAGCGGATCGGTGGACTTGCGGCCCATCGCGGACCGGCTCGTCCTGCCGGCGCTCAACGAGGCGGTCGCGTGCCTGCGCGAGAAGATCGTGACGGATGCGGACCTGTGTGACGCCGGGGTGATCTTCGGGACGGGCTTTGCGCCGCATCGCGGGGGGCCGATCTCCGCAATCAAGGAACGGGGCAAGGAGTCCTGGCTCAAGACGATGGCGCAACTGCGGACGAAGCATGGGGACCGGTTCGTGCCGGATACGGGCTGGGACACGACCTGA
- a CDS encoding acetyl-CoA C-acetyltransferase has product MAARRVHVVDGTRTPFLKAKKGLGPFTGSDLAVAAGRPLIARQPFDATAFDEVIVGAAMPSADEANIGRVVSLRLGCGDKVPAWTVMRNCASGMQAIDSACMNIQAGRSSLVLAGGTDAMSHAPLLFGPAMVNWLADWYGAKSFGRKAATAAKFRLANLAPVIAILRGLTDPVVNLSMGSTAEIVAKRFGITRQMMDEFAVESHRRLAYAQDNGHLAEIEPIYGPDGTIYATDDGLRRDSAVEKLAKLKPVFDRTYGSVTPGNSSQITDGAAMLILAAEEVVDEYGLTSLGRVVDANWGALDPAEMGLGPVHAITPMLQKNRLGWDDIDCVEVNEAFAAQVLGCLGAWESDEYCKQHFGLDRAFGRLDRGKLNVDGGAIALGHPIGASGARVVLHALKVLERTGGRRAVASLCIGGGQGGAMLLERP; this is encoded by the coding sequence ATGGCCGCGCGCCGTGTCCATGTAGTCGACGGGACCCGCACCCCGTTCCTCAAGGCGAAGAAGGGGCTCGGTCCCTTCACCGGCTCCGACCTGGCGGTCGCCGCAGGCCGCCCCCTCATCGCCCGCCAGCCCTTCGATGCCACCGCGTTCGACGAGGTGATCGTGGGGGCGGCCATGCCGTCGGCGGACGAGGCCAACATCGGCCGCGTGGTGTCGCTACGGCTCGGTTGCGGGGACAAGGTGCCGGCCTGGACGGTGATGCGCAATTGCGCCTCTGGGATGCAGGCGATCGACAGCGCCTGCATGAACATCCAGGCCGGACGCTCGAGCCTGGTGCTCGCGGGCGGCACGGACGCCATGAGCCATGCGCCGCTCCTCTTCGGCCCGGCGATGGTGAACTGGCTGGCCGACTGGTATGGCGCGAAGTCCTTCGGGCGGAAGGCGGCCACGGCGGCGAAGTTCCGGCTGGCCAACCTGGCCCCGGTGATCGCCATCCTTCGCGGCCTCACGGACCCGGTGGTGAACCTCTCCATGGGCTCGACGGCGGAAATCGTCGCGAAGCGCTTCGGCATCACGCGCCAGATGATGGACGAGTTCGCCGTGGAGTCGCACCGCCGGCTCGCCTACGCCCAGGACAACGGGCACCTCGCCGAGATCGAGCCCATCTATGGGCCGGACGGCACGATATACGCGACGGACGACGGGCTGCGGCGCGATTCCGCCGTCGAGAAGCTCGCGAAGCTCAAGCCCGTCTTCGACCGCACGTACGGCAGCGTAACCCCCGGCAACAGCTCGCAGATCACCGATGGCGCGGCGATGCTCATCCTCGCGGCGGAGGAGGTCGTGGACGAGTACGGGCTCACGAGCCTGGGCCGCGTGGTCGATGCGAACTGGGGCGCGCTCGATCCTGCGGAGATGGGGCTCGGGCCCGTGCACGCCATCACGCCGATGCTGCAGAAAAACCGGCTCGGCTGGGACGACATCGATTGCGTGGAAGTGAACGAAGCTTTCGCCGCGCAGGTGCTGGGCTGCCTGGGCGCCTGGGAGAGCGACGAATACTGCAAGCAGCATTTCGGGCTCGACCGCGCTTTCGGCAGGCTCGACCGCGGCAAGCTGAATGTCGATGGCGGCGCCATCGCGCTCGGGCACCCGATCGGCGCCTCGGGCGCTCGCGTGGTGCTGCACGCCCTGAAGGTGCTCGAAAGAACCGGCGGACGGCGTGCCGTGGCGTCCCTATGCATCGGTGGTGGCCAGGGCGGCGCCATGCTCCTCGAACGACCGTAG
- a CDS encoding acyl-CoA dehydrogenase produces the protein MLPIILSVLAVIAIIWALAYHEANALVWSVALVAGAACLAWLTAAPVVLVWAAWIAVALFAILSVAKPIRRSVVTSPLLGLFKSVLPQMSQTEEEALNAGSVWWDADLFSGKPDWKKMLAYPVAKLTAEEQAFMDGPVEELCAMLDEWDINHERMDLTPETWKFIADKGFFGIIVPKSFGGLGFSAFAHSEIVTKISTRSGAAAVTVMVPNSLGPAELLIHYGTEQQKNYYLPRLAKGQEIPCFALTSPEAGSDAASIPDFGIVCKAMHEGKETLGIRLTWEKRYITLAPVATLLGLAFKLYDPEKLLGGKEDIGITLALIPTSHNGVDTGRRHNPLGCAFMNGPTTGKDVFIPLDWVIGGKAQVGTGWKMLMECLAAGRSISLPSMSMAAGKISTRATGAYARIRSQFKTPIGRFEGIEEPLARIGGTTYLMDGMRRMTMTALDMGEKPSVVSAICKFHMTERMRSVINDAMDVHGGKGICMGPGNYLGRAYQTVPIAITVEGANILTRSLIIFGQGAIRCHPWVLKEMRAAGANDLPAFDHAFWGHVSFTVSNAARALWLGLTGGKGIPVPGAPETRRYLQILTRFSSAFALLADMSMFVIGGSLKRKEMLSARLGDILSHLYMMSATVKRFHDDGCPKEDLPLLTWAMYDSSFKLQVAMDGVLANFPNRPIAWVLRRLAFPKGLTLTAPHDKWVSRVARILIEPGAARDRLTGGIYLPRKEDDILGRLEFAMEAVIKADPIEAKIRAAQKEGKLPQRTANERRDAAVKNGIITLAEFEHLVRSDRLKREVIMVDDFPTDLSRQPTQEKAPWPRAVSM, from the coding sequence ATGTTGCCCATCATCCTGTCGGTCCTGGCGGTGATCGCCATCATCTGGGCGCTCGCCTATCACGAGGCCAATGCCCTCGTGTGGTCGGTGGCGCTGGTCGCCGGTGCCGCTTGCCTTGCCTGGCTCACGGCTGCCCCCGTCGTCCTGGTCTGGGCCGCGTGGATCGCGGTCGCCCTGTTCGCGATCCTTTCGGTGGCGAAGCCGATACGCCGGTCGGTCGTGACGAGCCCGCTCCTCGGGCTGTTCAAGAGCGTGCTGCCGCAGATGTCGCAGACGGAGGAGGAGGCGCTGAACGCCGGCAGCGTCTGGTGGGACGCCGACCTGTTCTCCGGCAAGCCCGACTGGAAGAAGATGCTCGCCTACCCGGTCGCGAAGCTGACCGCCGAGGAACAGGCGTTCATGGACGGTCCCGTCGAGGAACTCTGCGCCATGCTCGACGAGTGGGATATCAACCACGAGCGCATGGACCTCACGCCGGAAACGTGGAAGTTCATTGCCGACAAGGGATTCTTCGGAATCATCGTTCCGAAGTCCTTCGGCGGGCTCGGCTTCTCCGCATTCGCGCACTCGGAAATCGTCACCAAGATCTCGACGCGCAGCGGCGCCGCGGCGGTGACGGTGATGGTGCCCAATTCCCTCGGGCCGGCCGAACTGCTGATCCACTACGGCACCGAGCAGCAGAAGAACTACTACCTGCCGCGGCTCGCGAAGGGGCAGGAGATACCCTGCTTCGCGCTCACGAGCCCGGAGGCCGGATCCGACGCCGCCTCGATCCCGGACTTCGGCATCGTGTGCAAGGCAATGCACGAGGGCAAGGAAACCCTGGGCATCCGCCTCACCTGGGAGAAGCGCTACATCACGCTCGCGCCGGTGGCGACGCTGCTGGGTCTGGCCTTCAAGCTCTACGACCCGGAAAAGCTCCTGGGAGGCAAGGAGGACATCGGCATCACGCTTGCATTGATCCCCACCTCGCACAACGGCGTGGACACGGGGCGCCGCCACAATCCTCTGGGGTGCGCGTTCATGAACGGGCCCACGACGGGCAAGGACGTCTTCATCCCGCTCGACTGGGTGATCGGCGGCAAGGCCCAGGTCGGGACCGGCTGGAAGATGCTCATGGAGTGCCTGGCCGCGGGACGCTCGATCTCGCTGCCGTCCATGTCGATGGCCGCCGGAAAGATCAGCACGCGCGCCACGGGCGCGTACGCGCGCATCCGCTCGCAGTTCAAGACGCCGATCGGTCGGTTCGAAGGCATCGAGGAGCCGCTCGCGCGAATCGGCGGCACGACCTACCTCATGGACGGCATGCGCCGCATGACCATGACCGCTCTCGACATGGGCGAGAAGCCCAGCGTCGTATCCGCCATCTGCAAGTTCCACATGACCGAACGCATGCGCTCGGTCATCAACGACGCGATGGACGTGCACGGCGGCAAGGGCATCTGCATGGGCCCCGGCAACTACCTCGGCCGCGCCTACCAGACGGTACCGATCGCCATCACGGTGGAGGGCGCCAACATCCTCACGCGTTCCCTCATCATCTTCGGGCAGGGGGCCATCCGCTGTCATCCGTGGGTGCTGAAGGAAATGCGCGCCGCGGGGGCCAACGACCTCCCGGCCTTCGACCACGCGTTCTGGGGGCATGTGTCGTTCACCGTTTCGAACGCGGCCCGTGCGCTGTGGCTCGGCCTGACGGGCGGCAAGGGCATCCCGGTGCCCGGCGCGCCCGAGACGCGGCGCTACCTGCAGATCCTCACGCGCTTCTCGTCCGCTTTCGCGCTGCTCGCGGACATGTCCATGTTCGTGATCGGCGGCAGCCTCAAGAGGAAGGAGATGCTCTCGGCGCGGCTGGGCGACATCCTTTCCCACCTCTACATGATGTCGGCCACCGTGAAGCGCTTCCATGACGACGGCTGCCCCAAGGAGGACCTGCCGCTGCTCACCTGGGCCATGTACGACAGCTCGTTCAAGCTCCAGGTGGCCATGGACGGCGTGCTCGCGAACTTCCCGAACCGGCCGATCGCGTGGGTGCTTCGCCGCCTCGCTTTCCCGAAGGGGCTCACGCTCACCGCACCGCACGACAAGTGGGTCTCCCGCGTGGCGAGAATCCTCATCGAGCCGGGCGCGGCGCGCGATCGCCTCACGGGCGGCATCTACCTGCCGAGGAAGGAAGACGACATCCTCGGGCGGCTGGAATTCGCCATGGAAGCGGTCATCAAGGCCGATCCCATCGAGGCGAAGATCCGCGCCGCGCAGAAGGAAGGCAAGCTCCCGCAGCGCACGGCCAACGAGCGGCGCGACGCCGCGGTGAAGAACGGCATCATCACGCTGGCGGAGTTCGAGCACCTCGTGCGCAGCGACCGGTTGAAGCGCGAGGTGATCATGGTGGACGACTTCCCGACCGACCTGTCCCGGCAACCGACCCAGGAGAAAGCCCCATGGCCGCGCGCCGTGTCCATGTAG
- a CDS encoding TetR family transcriptional regulator — translation MDALSQDTKSRILDAAESLFTEHGFEATSLRQLTTAAGVNLAAVNYHFGTKEELFQAVLTRRLDPMNQERIDLLERYGREAGNRPLTCEKILSAMLIPALRLARDEKRGGKNFLRVLGRAYADPAPFIRNFLSAQYAEMIARFKDAFLKALPHLTRQELTWRLHFVMGALSYTLAGTDSLKLMMQVLTHEEDNDELLLQRLAPFLAAGLKAPLGDAKKLELASGD, via the coding sequence ATGGATGCCCTGTCGCAGGACACCAAATCCCGCATCCTGGACGCGGCGGAATCGCTTTTCACGGAGCACGGCTTCGAGGCGACGAGCCTGAGGCAGCTCACCACGGCGGCCGGCGTGAACCTCGCGGCGGTGAACTACCACTTCGGCACCAAGGAAGAGCTCTTCCAGGCCGTGCTCACCCGCCGGCTGGACCCGATGAACCAGGAGCGCATCGACCTCCTCGAGCGCTATGGTCGCGAGGCCGGCAACCGGCCGCTGACGTGCGAAAAGATCCTTTCGGCGATGCTCATCCCCGCCCTCAGGCTTGCTCGCGACGAGAAACGCGGAGGCAAGAACTTCCTGCGCGTGCTGGGCCGCGCGTATGCCGACCCCGCCCCCTTCATCCGCAATTTCCTTTCGGCGCAGTACGCCGAGATGATCGCGCGCTTCAAGGATGCGTTCCTGAAGGCGCTGCCGCACCTCACGCGCCAGGAACTCACCTGGCGCCTGCACTTCGTCATGGGCGCCCTTTCCTACACGCTGGCGGGCACCGATTCCCTCAAGCTCATGATGCAGGTGCTCACGCACGAGGAAGACAACGACGAATTGCTGCTGCAGCGCCTGGCGCCGTTCCTGGCGGCCGGCCTCAAGGCGCCGCTTGGAGATGCGAAGAAGCTCGAGCTGGCCTCGGGCGACTAG
- a CDS encoding trypsin-like serine protease has product MNRPFALATALAAVIVAFPVGAILIRPDRDDEEYRELATRYPSALALSASGGAGVLIAPRWVLTTARQAKALDGKNPSLRIGSRDHAIQEIFVHPDWKPGAEADVALLYLRESVQDIEPTPIYRDSDEDGRTARIVGFGETGRIGTKPAAPADRRARAAVNTVDRVAPRTLGLRIKPPEDASDLQGAAAPGDGGAPAFFEIDGRILVGGLYCATEDTNGDGIFGNIGDSERYTRVSAFAEWIQVTAGKAAADEAAAAVGDTERR; this is encoded by the coding sequence ATGAACCGACCCTTCGCCCTTGCCACCGCGCTAGCCGCTGTCATCGTCGCCTTTCCCGTTGGCGCGATCCTCATCCGACCCGACCGGGACGACGAGGAATACCGGGAACTGGCCACCCGCTACCCATCAGCGCTTGCCCTGTCCGCCTCGGGAGGCGCCGGTGTGCTCATCGCGCCGCGCTGGGTCCTCACGACCGCGCGCCAGGCGAAGGCGCTGGACGGAAAGAATCCCTCGCTGCGAATCGGCAGTCGCGACCACGCGATCCAGGAGATCTTCGTTCACCCCGACTGGAAACCCGGAGCCGAGGCCGACGTCGCGCTCCTCTACCTGCGCGAATCGGTCCAGGACATCGAGCCCACGCCGATCTACCGGGACAGCGACGAGGACGGACGGACGGCCCGCATCGTGGGATTCGGGGAGACCGGCCGCATCGGCACGAAGCCTGCCGCCCCCGCCGACCGCCGTGCCCGCGCGGCCGTCAACACCGTCGATCGCGTGGCGCCCCGCACGCTGGGCCTTCGCATCAAGCCGCCGGAAGACGCGTCCGACCTGCAGGGTGCGGCCGCGCCGGGGGATGGCGGTGCGCCTGCCTTTTTCGAGATCGACGGGCGCATCCTCGTGGGCGGCCTTTACTGCGCGACCGAGGACACGAACGGCGACGGCATCTTCGGCAACATCGGCGACAGTGAACGCTATACACGCGTATCCGCGTTCGCCGAATGGATCCAGGTCACGGCAGGCAAGGCGGCGGCCGACGAGGCCGCGGCGGCCGTCGGCGACACCGAACGCCGCTAG